The genomic interval TATTAGTGTTGTATTTAGGGGTgtgtaaaattttgattaaatcaaaataagtcGGTCTAGTttgatttttgataaaatttgatttggtttgagtaattttttttttgaaaattttcgtTAATCAATTTCCTCCCCGTCTCCTATTTGTTGTCATTTTTGTCTTCCCTATCTTCGGCCTTCGAGTTTTTGACCTTTCTTCCGTTTCGCCTTCCCCTTTGCCTTCTCTAATCGATGATCGAGACTGAACCACCATTTCCCTTCTCCAACCGACAACCAAGACCAATTTACCTTTCCCTATATTTTTTGCTCTGATTGCCGATCCACACGGGTGAGTTTCAATTAaggttttcatttttcaattgttttgcaGTTTTGGTATGGGTTTTTAAATGATTGCGGATTGTAATTTGTAAACTAATTGCAATTTACAGTAAGTGCTTTTGTTTGtaaattgattattgattataatttataagCTCCATGAACTGCACAAATTTACGGCAACTGATTGTAGTTTACAACAAGTGCTTTCATTTAGTGTTTTTCGGTTTAGtcagtttcttctatttttcagtttattcgatttttttttcagttttttgtgttttttcaatttattcagtcgatttgattttttttatttttaatttgttcagccgattcaattatatttcttactaaaattcaatttattcgATTAGTGAATTTATTGGATCAACCATTTACACACCCCTCAAACTTACCTTAATTCTTGATAATGATATTGGTTACCAAATGAATGTGATTATTAAAACTAATGGAAGCGTATTTTAGACAATTTGCACACTTGGCCACCCTCTTCGGCCAACCATTTCACAACCAATTTCATTGTCCtaataattcattaattctAAAATCTTTTGGTCTTACATTAAATTCTCATGGTCTCTAAGATTTATTGTCAACTTATTgttaatttcatattatttgcatttaatgtAACTTAATAATATGTAGTTTGATCTCTCAATTGATTGTACATCATGTAATTTAATAATCTCTAGTTTCAACTTTTAATTGatcaattataatttatagttGCTTCAATCACAGATAAAGGGATTGAATCACAATAAGTTAAGATTCGTACTAATAGGTcgtgtgtttaattttttatcttacgTAATGAAGCAAATTCTCTATCTGTAATTAGTTCATCTGTCAAAATCGAGAATACGAGTGATAAATGATCGCGTAAGGATGGTAAtcacaattataatttataattaattattaaatataccctgttctaataaaaaaaataaaaatccaccAATAAGCTAACACATTGAATGGTCAAGGCTTcactattttaatttcaaacaatggtccatattattaatttggatCTATATTACATGGAAATACTTCATAGGTATCGTtttctcattttcaaaatattttggaaacGTTTCTTATTCCCGTTTCAGACcctatttatacttatttttttagaaaaacgtcTATTTTCacgttttcatttcttattgaAAACGTTTCCCATTTTCATTTCTGTATAACATAGATTTGGATTGAACCCAGCCGAAAAGGCAACCTTGTCTGTGCCCACTGTTCCCAGCCATCCAGTCCACTGCCATATCCTTCAACCAGCAAGGCCAgctggatttggatttggatgatcTAAATGCCTCATATTCTTGAGTTTATTTAATACTCTAGCGTTTTCCTTAGTCTTACTAAGGAGTGTGATTTTGCTCACCCCATTAAAGAGTCACTATAACTCTCAGTGCTTTAAGGGTTATTTTTAAGAGAGGAAGGGGTCTCTTGTTATTTTTAACCTCTCCCTCCGTTAAAAATAACCCCAAAGTACTAGGGTTATGGTCACCCTATTAAAGGggatgaacaaaatcgcactccttACTAAGTGGCTATTTGATTTAGCGATTTGactgtttttaagttatttatgcAGTGTATAAGTTATATTACATTTTATTATGAAATGTTTAGCAATAACAATCAGCTGAAAagttatataaattaaaagctATTGTAATAGCGTTTTACAAAAGTTGGTGCTTTCAGCATTGGCAAAAAAATGCTATATAGTTGACGAACAAAAATACTATTCTACCCTCAAGttacatcttcttctcttcctttgctCTCTTTTTCCATCATCTTCCCTTTGCTTCTGACTATTACTGCTGCTGTCGTCGTTGTCCCTTCTCCAAATCTGCTGTCGCCATCGCCTCTTGTCCAAATCTGTTGTCATCCAACTAGGCTAACGCAAGCTGCTATCGGGTTGGTGGGTCACGCCATCGCGCAATCGTCAGCCATCAACCATTGTTCTTCTTGCTAttcttctcttattcttctcGCTACGTGCAGTgcaacgtatatatatatatatattattacatataacatatataatatataataatattatattaatatttaataataaaatcatacatcatttaaacatcatttttattttagtctttttgtcaaattttaataatttatcaactcttttaaaccaaacacgaaaatattaaatgataatttaaaaatatatttatttaaatatattattaatttaaacattatttaacttttaactcGAATGTTAGATAACTTAAAAGCTATGAAAAAGAATAGGTAAGCCAAACAGTCTCTAAGCAGTACTTTAATCATCGAAATTTATTTGTAGTGCATCTGATGTGATGTGAAGATTATTGTCAATGAAGGGGattttgtttccttataattcaaattcaattgggaaAGGCAGATTTGATCTGGCTATTTCTTATCGTAAAACCCTTCAATGATCAATCCAATATGAAATTAGCTTACGGCAAGAGCAAGAAGCTTGGATTTTACTGGCGTAATAGAATTACAGCAGATTCACAACATTTTCTGCTGTTTAATTTGAGCAACACGAAACAGGAACACAAAAGTTTGAATCCCTAATTTTCAGTTCTTCCATGTTTCTGAAAGCTTCGATAATGGCGGATCTAGCTACGCTGGATTCATTCAGTAACTGGTGCTGAACGGTTTGTAAGATTTGAGATTAAGAACGACCTCGGCGAACGATCCGGTGGCCGCGGCGATAGAGATCCCGAGGCAAGCGACGCTCAGGATTTGGAGGCACAGCCATCTGGTGCTCCACTTGGGGATCTTCTTCTGGACGATGTACATCTCCACGGGAAAATACACGGTGAGCGGCCAGAATCCGAGGGCTCCGAGGATCCCAGCGACGTCGTTGAAGAACGGCATCAGCATCGAGATCACGGTCGTCACGATCACGAAGATCGTTCTCCAGACCAGCCGGAAGCGGTTGAGCTTGTAGGGCTTGAATCCTGGAATTGGAATGTCGATTTCCTTAGAGAGGAAATCGCTATCTGGAAACCACTCTGTTGCTTGCTTTTCGATGAAGGCGAAGAGCGGCTGGCAGTAGACCTGGTAAGCTCCGATGAGGTGGATGACAATGGCGGCGTTGGCGATGTCGAGGAGCCAGTAAGGGTTGTAGAAGCCGAAGCCGGTGAGGAGGTTGCCCGGGGACAAGTCGCCGAAGGCGGCATAGCCGAAGCAGCCGCAGAGCATGTAGAACATCGTCGTCACGGAAACGCTTATCAGAGAGGCCTTCTTCATCGTCTTCGATTCCGTCGGCGGCGACCGGATTGTGTCCTGTGATGAATATCCTCCACATTTCAGTGAAATCATAGTCGGTTTGAAGATGAATCAGAAGAAATTAGTGTTATATGTACCTGAATTTCGATGAGGATGATGGAGTATGAATAGGCGAAAGCAATGTCTCCTAGTGCATGGAAGGTCTTCCAGATTTTCTGAGCTTCAGTCACCGTTCCTATGCTTATTCCGGTGAGACTTCCCTTGAAATTTCCGGTTTCTGATTATTAATCAGGGAAAGAACAAGCGCACATtagcttcaaaacatccaaTTTCAGCTCAAGAGCAAAAAACAAGAAGCCATTGATGGTACCTGCAACTTTGGCTATTCCGAGGCCAAGACCAATTGTAGAGTAAGTGAATGACATGACGGCGGCGACAAGGGAGAGCCACCATATCTGATCGAAGTCCGGGATTTGGGAGAAGAGGATCTCTGTAAAGCCAAACGCGATCATGTACGGATTGCTTGATATTCTACAGGGGTTCTTCCCGCCACTCTCGTGGAAGCAGTTGGACCGTTTGATCGCCCTGTTTGATCAGAACCCAACAAAGAGTCCATTATCCCAAAGACTCCCAAGAAGCACAGGATCAATTGATTGAGTTCaagatttttatatatattcttacaTCATACTTATGGAAGATGCAATGGTGTAGCCAATGGCAACTCCAAAGAGGTTCAGATACTGAATCAACCCACATATCTTCACCTTAATTCCACCTGACAAAATCAATAAACATGAAAGCAGAGTTCATTTCTTGGTCTTTCAGAAACAGCCCACTATTCTTCTCGCTTTGCTAGTGTCAAGAGCCGAACGAAtcgtatttgtatttgtatgcaATCTTTCAAGAATAAGCACCCTTGACAACCCACTAGTCAATTTGTATGAAAATTATTTACTAGAGAAGAAATCTACCGAGGTTGGACTGGACAGCGTCCATGTAAGTGTAGTTCCTCTTGCCGGTGACAGGGTCGCCGGAGCGGTAACAGGCGGCCAGAAGGGTGGAAGTGTAGTAAGTAACGAAGGAGAAAAGGAACATCACAGTTGGGCCGGCTATCCATCCAAGCTGAGCAGTGGACCAGGCCAAGGAGAGCACTCCGGAACCGATCACGGCCGTTATTATGTGAGCACTTGCTGTCCAGACATTACCTAAATATCAAGCCAAACAGCATGAACACAAAACAGAACCTAGAACAATTAATGGGAGCCCAATTatgatagaaataaaatttgtaacCCGTCCATTAATGGCGGGAGAGTTTTACCAGTCCGTTTGAGACGGCCGTCTTCGTCGAAGCATTTGGAGCCGGTCTGGACGGGGACATCGATGGAGAGGTTGTGCTGCTTTTGATTCTGATTCTTTGAGGCACTGTTCTCTCCCATCTTTGTTGTCTTGTTGAAAGAGACATACACATATCAGATAAGCGCTATTCTCTCTCTTTGGTTGGATAAagcgtttatatatatatataaatataaatgctCTCTAGTTTTAGTTGTTGAATGATCTTAAAAGTAGTTAAAATTCTCCTGCAGGctaaatagagaagaagaagaagaagaagaagaagaagaaagcttGTTGGGCTCTGCAACTGTTTTCTGTCTGATCAGTACGTTAACTACTGACACTGAGATTGACACGCTTGTCAAAGCATTGAGAAAACCCAAGCCTTACAACACAAGGTCTGGTATGTTATATGGTTATGGGCTTTGGAAACCAAACTGGTGAAAGCAGACGAGGAGCCtatgcatctctctctctctctttctctctcagttGATAGTTACTCtgtgtaagagagagagagagagagagagaagagcttGGAAGGAGAAGTGCGGGATACACCATGGCCATGGTGTGGAGGGGTATATATAATTGcagtgaggaagaagaatgaaatatatatatctatatgtatatattaaacaaaattataacTATAATATGTTATTTTAGCAATATTGTTTTTTGTAAGAAATAATCTAAGAActttatttttcacataaaaactAGGTACTGATATATATAgttaaaattgtaattaaaaagataatattatactttatataaaataatcatttctCACTCCTCTCCCTATCAGACAGTAACGTCTATTTTGTAAGAAACTGAGAAAGTGAAATTTAATCATTAAGAGCAAAGAATCTAATTTCATTGTCTGAGAACAAAATTTGAACGAGGAAAGGCATATATTATATTAGAATAAAGTTATTTGTACAAAAGGGTGTAAAGATAGTTTATAGAATTAtgaaatgattaaattatttttaatttgtttaaccCAACACACTCTCCCGTCTCGTCTCGTCTCGGCTCTCCTCTCCTCTTCTTTGTCTCTTTCTCGCGCTTGCCTCTGCCCCTCGCCATCGCCCTCGTCACTTGCCGATCGCCGCTGCCCATTACACCTCTGTTGGTTTGGGTGGTCGTCGGTTGCTAGAGGTTGTAGCGGTGAGGATGCGAGGCAGCAAGGAGACAAGGCACAGAGACAAGGTGACGAGAGGAGGTGAGAGGCGGTGAGATTGCAGCTGCGACAGGAGGCGAGACGGCGACGAGATTGcaagcgagggcgaggcaggtaacgagagaggaagagagagagaaaagggagtAAACAAATCACGATATATCGTAATTTTTTGATGTCAAAATCTCATAATTTATCGCATCTGTAAAGGGGTTCTGTGAACCCCTTTTGTACAAATAGCAAGACTCATTATGTTACCCCCAATTTCTTTGCTGACTAAggtatagataatatataatatattaatttgttcCATTTCTTagtaaattaaattgaataaaatattttatcaatataattaacattgtttattatttattttaatcgTTCTACAAGGAACATGTAATGTggtttaataataaaaaaagaaaatactaaTTCACAACAATTTTTAGGAAATTAAGTCGGAAGTTAGAGCTCTCTTACCTTCGTTTCCACCTCTCTCTTGCTTTGCTTGAGAACGAACAGAGCCTCAatcttttcaagaataaaaaacACAGAACAATGGAAGAAATGGGTATATATAGGCGAAGCAGCTGCTCTATAGTAGCTAGCTAGCTATCCACTGAGTCTGAGTAGCTGCTTGTTTTGTGGTCTTTGATCCTTCTAATGAGcttttatacatataatatacgTGTAGTAGAGAGAGCATTGTAATTGAAGAGATTATTAATATCTTAATGATCTTTATCTGTGAAGGACCACCTTTGAATGGAACAAAAATTCTCACGTTGGGTGGCTTATCATCCACCATTGTCGATGGAATTGGGTTCctgcaaatatatattaatccaTTCCCATGTGTCTTCTGATAGCCAAGTGACTGAGTCTGATAGCATCAATTTTTCCAGTCAAACATTACTTCCTCTTTTGCATCAATTTTGAGCCTGATAGCATCAGTTAAGCATTAAATTTCAGTGATGGAGAATTAGCATCTATTCTTTTTGCATCTTtactttgtttgtttgtttgtttggttCAGTATACAGTCAGTGGTTCAGTGTGTTTCAAACTTGAGTTTTGTCTTTTCCCTAGTGATTGGCACAACACCTTCTCTTCCTTGTCGATCTATTACTCTTAGCTTATGCAGCTTTCCCCctttttctgttttctctttctctgctTCGCCCAAAgcagaaagaacaaaacagaTTGACGTACGTGGCTCAATAACAGAACAGTCGATGTCTCGATAAACATGCGGATATGTAggatgttttttttatttgtggttATACAATAATTACCTTATTCTCGtctatatatattgaaaattatCTTAGAATAGGCAACCACCACTATGGTAATAGGATATTTAACAGCCCTTGTGTATCCTACACGTCAAGGCATCCGCATGGCGTGGCGCTTAGATCAAAATATGGACCAATTATGTGTCATGTTAATTATGTGGGTAATGTGTaggccaaatacatattttaattctttgtttgtatgtttttttatttaaatatttaattttttgtattatttttttaaaaaataaaattatttaatttctaattaattacatagttcaataaatttgttgaaaacaatgaatttaggaatataattgaaacaataaaaagtttaagagtataattgactcaaaattacaAGTTCAgttgtgtttttaaaataacaaaaaatttaagggGTTTTTCTCTTcgtatttcaatttttagttttgaatttatttttaattttgtgttttgagtgtgttttgaaATTGCTAAAAACGAgttctttttgtgttttgagtgccATTGGGCGTCATACACCCCTTGCTGATGCTGTTGTACTTgttattattaatgaaaatcCTAAGGTGatgttctctttgtatttcatttttgagttttgagttttaaattcattttgaattttgtgttttgagtgtttgttttgagatttctGCAAACACATTCTCTTTATCATTCTGAGAAATTGTttttcaaaactgaaaactaaaaatgtgtttattttcaaattttgaaaaaaaattattttatgatattttattcacaaAATATAGTCTACTTaacctaatttttaattattttatttgtgtgtaGTGTATATCTACTTGTTAATAATAATGTCTAAGAATCTATCTTAATAATATTAGGCTACTTCAACATTTAATggctatttaaattaaaagaaaaataaaattaattattattattattatttaaaaattaaaacgaaTATAAAGACGATGAAGTGTATTTTTGTaacactgtatttttaatttttaaataattttaaaaaacactaaaaataaaatataatagaaatgaTAACTAAAAACAAGAGAAGCAATGGAAATTATTCGTGATTTAAGACTAGAGTTAACAAGTCAGCATTGGGAAGTTGGCAGGATGTGCGTAAAATTCAAGGcaaccttcatcttcttcatcatcgtcatcaaaacttgaagaggaagagaaga from Diospyros lotus cultivar Yz01 chromosome 8, ASM1463336v1, whole genome shotgun sequence carries:
- the LOC127808717 gene encoding amino acid permease 3-like, producing the protein MGENSASKNQNQKQHNLSIDVPVQTGSKCFDEDGRLKRTGNVWTASAHIITAVIGSGVLSLAWSTAQLGWIAGPTVMFLFSFVTYYTSTLLAACYRSGDPVTGKRNYTYMDAVQSNLGGIKVKICGLIQYLNLFGVAIGYTIASSISMMAIKRSNCFHESGGKNPCRISSNPYMIAFGFTEILFSQIPDFDQIWWLSLVAAVMSFTYSTIGLGLGIAKVAETGNFKGSLTGISIGTVTEAQKIWKTFHALGDIAFAYSYSIILIEIQDTIRSPPTESKTMKKASLISVSVTTMFYMLCGCFGYAAFGDLSPGNLLTGFGFYNPYWLLDIANAAIVIHLIGAYQVYCQPLFAFIEKQATEWFPDSDFLSKEIDIPIPGFKPYKLNRFRLVWRTIFVIVTTVISMLMPFFNDVAGILGALGFWPLTVYFPVEMYIVQKKIPKWSTRWLCLQILSVACLGISIAAATGSFAEVVLNLKSYKPFSTSY